Proteins from one Embleya scabrispora genomic window:
- the rpe gene encoding ribulose-phosphate 3-epimerase, with product MTVQINPSILSADFARLADEVAQVRNADWLHVDVMDNHFVPNLTLGLPVVESLMKATDTPIDMHLMIEDPDRWAPAYAEAGAGSVTFHVEAATAPIKLARDLRAKGARASMALRPATPIEPYEDLLPELDMLLVMTVEPGFGGQSFLDVMLPKIRRTRQLIAKHGLQMWLQVDGGVSAKTIEMCAEAGADVFVAGSAVFDGTDPGAAVDRLRGLAAGAAARCAH from the coding sequence ATGACCGTGCAGATCAATCCGAGCATCCTGTCCGCCGACTTCGCCCGCCTCGCCGACGAGGTCGCGCAGGTGCGCAATGCCGACTGGCTCCACGTGGATGTCATGGACAACCACTTCGTACCGAATCTCACCCTCGGCCTGCCCGTGGTGGAGAGCCTGATGAAGGCCACCGACACGCCCATCGACATGCACCTGATGATCGAGGACCCGGACCGCTGGGCGCCCGCCTACGCGGAGGCCGGCGCGGGCAGCGTCACGTTCCACGTGGAGGCCGCGACCGCCCCGATCAAGCTCGCCCGCGACCTGCGGGCCAAGGGCGCGCGGGCCTCGATGGCGCTGCGGCCGGCCACGCCGATCGAGCCGTACGAGGACCTGCTGCCCGAGTTGGACATGCTCCTGGTGATGACGGTCGAGCCGGGATTCGGCGGGCAGAGCTTCCTGGACGTGATGTTGCCGAAGATCCGCCGGACCCGGCAGCTGATCGCCAAGCACGGTCTGCAGATGTGGCTGCAGGTGGACGGCGGGGTCTCCGCCAAGACGATCGAGATGTGCGCGGAGGCCGGCGCGGACGTGTTCGTGGCGGGCTCGGCGGTCTTCGACGGGACGGACCCGGGCGCGGCGGTGGACCGGCTTCGGGGGCTGGCGGCCGGCGCCGCAGCGCGCTGCGCCCATTAG
- a CDS encoding class I SAM-dependent methyltransferase: protein MPIDFHSPANRLTYTHRTAGADWARLVGDLVDPVGARVVDVGCGGGVYTTAWLDLGAASAVGVDFSAAILSGARERAGSSSREGLSFREDDAYATGLPDGGADIVFERALIHHLDDLAGCFREARRLLAPGGTLIVQDRTPADVARPGTAGHLRGFFFERFPALLTIETARRPTGATVEAALREAGFTAVRTTALAETRRTYTDAREVGTDLRARTGRSILHDLTDAELDELAACIESKLPSRTPITEIDHWTIWSAGR, encoded by the coding sequence ATGCCGATCGACTTCCACAGCCCCGCCAACCGCCTCACGTACACCCACCGCACCGCCGGCGCGGACTGGGCGCGGCTGGTCGGCGACCTCGTGGACCCCGTCGGGGCGCGGGTGGTGGACGTCGGATGCGGCGGCGGGGTGTACACCACCGCGTGGCTGGATCTGGGGGCGGCGAGCGCGGTCGGGGTGGACTTCTCGGCCGCGATCCTCTCCGGCGCCCGAGAGCGGGCCGGGTCGTCGTCTCGCGAAGGGTTGTCGTTCCGGGAAGATGACGCGTACGCCACCGGGTTGCCCGACGGCGGCGCCGACATCGTGTTCGAGCGGGCGCTGATCCACCACCTCGACGACCTCGCCGGATGTTTCCGCGAGGCCCGGCGGCTGCTCGCGCCCGGCGGCACGCTGATCGTCCAGGACCGCACCCCGGCCGACGTCGCCCGCCCCGGCACGGCCGGCCACCTGCGCGGCTTCTTCTTCGAGCGGTTCCCCGCGCTGCTCACGATCGAGACCGCCCGGCGCCCCACCGGCGCCACGGTCGAGGCGGCACTGCGCGAAGCCGGCTTCACCGCCGTGCGCACCACCGCGCTCGCCGAGACCCGCCGCACCTACACCGACGCCCGAGAGGTCGGCACCGACCTGCGCGCCCGCACGGGCCGCTCGATCCTGCACGACCTGACCGACGCCGAACTCGACGAGTTGGCGGCCTGCATCGAGTCCAAGCTCCCGTCCCGAACGCCCATCACCGAAATCGACCACTGGACGATCTGGTCCGCCGGCCGCTGA
- a CDS encoding RsmB/NOP family class I SAM-dependent RNA methyltransferase: protein MTNAPAARPYRRPRPDAARLAAYDVLHAVGERDAYANLVLPALLRERRIIPRDAAFATELVHGTLRRQGTYDRIVAACTDRPIQEIDPPVLDVLALGVHQLLSMRTPVHAAVSATVELARAVLGDGRAKFVNAILRRVSKQDLDTWLRQIAPPYEDDPEGHLAVLHSHPRWIVQALWDALGARGNPHDRAAMEALLAADNLAPVISLVARPGRVELAELYEAGATPGRWSPYAATLPEGDPAAIKAIRDGRAAVQDEGSQLVAAALANAEVEGAESRWLDLCAGPGGKAGLLAAIATGRDVSLLAVERRHHRARLVRNAIGHLTHHQVITADGTRPAWRPGSFDRVIADVPCSGLGALRRRPESRWRRKPEDIPELGELQRALLRTAVAAARPGGVIAYVTCSPHPAETRVVVDDILRADEAELIDARSLFPGVPHLGSGPDVQLWPHLHGTDAMYLALLRRRG from the coding sequence GTGACCAACGCCCCCGCCGCACGCCCCTACCGCCGCCCGCGTCCCGACGCCGCGCGCCTGGCCGCCTACGACGTCCTGCACGCGGTCGGCGAACGCGACGCCTACGCCAACCTGGTGCTGCCCGCGCTGCTGCGCGAGCGCCGGATCATTCCCCGCGACGCCGCGTTCGCGACCGAGCTGGTGCACGGCACGCTGCGCCGTCAGGGCACCTACGACCGGATCGTGGCGGCCTGTACCGACCGGCCGATCCAGGAGATCGACCCGCCGGTCCTGGACGTGCTCGCGCTCGGCGTGCACCAGCTGCTGAGCATGCGCACCCCCGTACACGCGGCCGTCTCGGCCACCGTGGAACTGGCCCGCGCGGTCCTCGGCGACGGCCGGGCCAAGTTCGTCAACGCGATCCTGCGCCGGGTGTCCAAGCAGGACCTGGACACGTGGCTGCGGCAGATCGCGCCGCCCTACGAGGACGACCCCGAGGGCCACCTCGCGGTCCTGCACTCGCACCCGCGCTGGATCGTGCAGGCGCTGTGGGACGCGCTGGGCGCGCGCGGCAACCCGCACGACCGCGCCGCGATGGAGGCGCTGCTGGCCGCCGACAACCTCGCCCCGGTGATCTCCCTGGTCGCCCGCCCGGGCCGGGTGGAACTCGCCGAGCTGTACGAGGCCGGGGCCACCCCCGGGCGCTGGTCGCCGTACGCCGCCACGCTGCCGGAGGGCGACCCCGCCGCGATCAAGGCGATCCGCGACGGCCGCGCCGCGGTCCAGGACGAGGGCAGCCAACTCGTCGCCGCCGCGCTCGCGAACGCCGAGGTCGAGGGCGCCGAAAGCCGCTGGCTGGACCTGTGCGCCGGTCCCGGCGGCAAGGCCGGCCTGCTCGCCGCGATCGCCACCGGCCGCGACGTGTCGCTGCTCGCGGTCGAACGCCGCCACCACCGCGCGCGCCTGGTCCGCAACGCGATCGGCCACCTGACCCACCATCAGGTGATCACCGCCGACGGCACCAGGCCGGCCTGGCGGCCCGGCAGCTTCGACCGGGTGATCGCCGACGTCCCGTGCAGCGGCCTGGGCGCCCTGCGCCGCCGCCCCGAGTCGCGCTGGCGCCGCAAGCCCGAGGACATCCCCGAACTCGGCGAACTCCAGCGCGCCTTGCTGCGCACGGCGGTCGCCGCCGCGCGCCCCGGCGGGGTGATCGCCTACGTCACCTGCTCGCCGCACCCGGCCGAGACCCGCGTGGTGGTCGACGACATCCTGCGCGCGGACGAGGCCGAGTTGATCGACGCCCGCTCCCTGTTCCCGGGCGTACCGCACCTGGGCAGCGGGCCGGACGTACAGCTGTGGCCGCACCTGCACGGCACGGACGCGATGTATCTGGCCCTGCTGCGCCGGAGGGGCTGA